The window cctcaacctcctgaaccttacaaccgaccACCTAGCCGTACATTTACCAGTTTAGGCAGGCCTCTGAACTAATTGTATGACCAGTTGAAGGCTGCCGGGAAAATTGGTACGGTGCCCCCTCCTACCTATCCATATGGCATGCCCGCGTGGTATAACCCGCAAGCTgtttgtgcttatcattcaggggcacCCGGACATTCAACCATTGATTGCAAGGCCCTCAAGCATAAAgttcaagatatgattgaagCTGGAGAAATCGTGATCAGAAAAAGGGAGTCACAAGGGCCGAACGTAAATAGGAACCCTTTACCGGAACATGCCAATATCATTGGGGTTATTCTGGATGATACGGAGTATGTGGAACCGGTCAAAGAATTGACAAGGGAAGCTAaagtgtttggggtcacagaccaaccCTTTGTCATAGAATTGCCACTTGAAGAGGACGAAAAGCCCTTTATTTTGGATCTCACGCCAGCCGAGAGTGAGGCTTTGGAGCCGGTGGTTATTGAATTCCCGCAGCAAGAGCCTGTTTTAAGCCTGCAACAAGTGCCATGGAATTATGATGAACCTGACGTACGGATTGGGGAAAAGTCAATTGCTAAAAAGGAAGTGTCAGTGGGCACCAGATCAGGAAAGGTTGCGAGTCCATTTGAAAATACCATTCCGATTCAAGCAAATAACTCCGAGCCGCTCGTcaaaccaacaatcaccgagaaagaagccTTGGATTTCCTTAAGAGACTTCAGAGAAGTGAGTACAATGTAGTTGAGAAGCTAAGTAAGTCGCCTGCCCAGATATCCATGTTGGATCTACTCTTCTCTTCAGATATGCATAGGGACGCGCTGATCGAGGTGTTGACCAAAGCTCAAATCCCTAAGGACATTTCAGTTGATAATTTCTCTCATGTAGTTGGAAATGTGTTATTTACCAAGCAAATCACTTTCTCTGACGAGGAATTGCCGGCGGAGGGCATTGGACATAATAAGGCCCTGTACATAGTTGTAAGGTGCAACGGAAAAATGCTGCCGAAGGTGTTGATTGACAACGGATCTGcgcttaatatctgtccttggagcACCTTGGAGAAGCTAGGATTGCAAGACatcaagctgaggccttcagggaccgTAGTCCGAGGTTTTGATGGAGCACAAAGAGAGCCAATAGGAGAAGTAGACTTAGTGGTCGAGATGGGACCCGCACAATTTCAAATAACctgccaagtcatgcactttCCTAGTGTTTACAACGTTTTGCTTGGAAGGCCCTGGATTCATAAGTCCGGAGCTGTGCCGTCTTCATTGCATCAGTTGCTGAAATTTGTAGTAAACGACAAGCTGATAACTATATTTGCCGAAGAGGATTGCCTTGTAATCACCGATTCCGAGTCCAAAGAAGAGGGTAGCCGAAGCTCCACAGTGACCCCTCATAGCACATCTGATATTGTCTCCGTCAGTTGGATAACAAAGGAGGAGCAAGCTCTATCAAGggccagtgtcatgatggctGAAGAAATGATCCGTGGAGGCTATGAATTTGACAAAGGGCTGGGACGAGATCTGCAAGGAATTTCGAAGCCAGTGGAGATTATTGAGAAAAAGGATTCGTTTGGTTTAGGCTTCCGACCGACTGCTAAGGATATCAGAGAAATGAAGGAGCGCAAGAAAgcggagaaagaaggaagacAAAGAGCTCTTGACATTCCACCCCTGCATTATACTTTCCCACGACCAGCCGAGGTGATCATGTCAGAAATCAACCCAGTTGACGAAATTGAAGCTAGTTTGGCCCGattgttcgttggggcaacatttgaagatagtgttccaggcgaagctgaatttcctgacatccccgaaggatcaattcccaattggacagccgagttcctgcccgttcggaaggagtttcggtaaactgaaaggggtttttcattcatgtgaattcatgaaaagttgcatctgtaaatagccaatgaaaacaattttactTTTTGACTAACATTTtcgcatgtaaatattgttaagttttcatttccatttgctttcaatcaaaggttttatgaaaatgtacaagttgttcttgtcatgttgttttgtttattcattTGTTTATATTTTCGTTGTATTGCTTgaccatttgtttgttgtatgcttatttgcttattatcccacattcgttaattctttcagatggccaaaaataaaattatttgaccctttggatatcacaattctggaattcgataatggcaatctctatatcactcacgacttggaggtctgtgaatccgagctccaaagcgagagtgataatgaggaagtattcgattcttttgcaaaggaccttgaacaatatgaggaaaaaccaaaaccgaacctggaagaaacagaaaaggttaacattggcactgaggatgaagttaaggaggttcaaattagtattcatttgagtgaaagacagaaaaatgagatgcttgaattcttgaccatgttccaggatgtatttgcgtggtcctatgatgatatgactggcatttcaactgacgtagtagtgcataggttacccacagacccttcttttccacccgtaaagcaaaaacccagaaaattcaaaccagatatgagcctcaaaataaaagagcaaattgaaaaacaactcaaagccaacattatcattgtttcccattacccaatttggctttcgaatccagtccctgttccaaaaaagaatggagaggtgcgagtttgcgttgattatagagaccttaataaagccaatcctaaagatgatttccctctaccaaacattcacattctcttagacaatactgccggacatgagattgaatccttttgtgattgttttgctggctaccaccaaattttgatggcagaggaggatagggagaagactgctttcattaccccttggggtaccttttgctaccgagtcatgcctttcggtttaaagaatgctggagcaacatatcagaggaccatgacaaccctatttcatgatatgatccaccgggagatggaggtctacgtggatgatattataatcaagtctaaaagggcagaggACCACTTGGTTGATCTGAAGAAATTATTCGGGAGGTTacggaagtacaatttgaagctaaatcctgcaaaatgcgccttcggagcacctgcgggtaagctgttgggTTTCATTGTCAGCAAGAagggcatagagatagatccagtcaaaatcaaagcaattcgagatatgccagtgccaaaaactcagaaggacgtgaaaagcttcttagggaagattaattttattgggaggttcatcggccaactaactgccacatgcgagccgttgttcaaattattgagaaagaatgtgccgttgtattggaatgaggagtgtcaacaggctttcgacaagattaaagattatttgttgcatccaccagtcttagtgccacccaaaccgggccgacctttgattatgtatttacctgtactcgatggagcagtagggtgtgttctaggtcagcacgatgactctggaaggaaagaacaagccatttactatctaagtaagaagttcacgcagtacgaggctaattattcattcattgagaaaagctgttgtgcattggcctgggcggctcaaaagttgagacactacttgttgagccataccacttatcttatttcccgatctgatcctCTGAAGtttcttttggagaagccgatgttaACCGGACGCCTGgccaaatggcagataattctatcAGAGTTCGAcattgttttcacttcacaaaaggcggtcaaggggcaagctatagctgatcatttggcggaaaatccaagggatgatgattatcagccacttcatacttatttccctgatgaGAAAGTTTTATTCGTAGGCGCTACAGATGATATGAGTGAACAAagccctgaatggaggcttttcttcgatggagcttcgaattctctcggagttggaattggagccgttctggtttcacccgaagggaaacattaccctgccgctgccaaattgcaatttgcctgcacaaacaacatggctgaatatgaagcctgtatttttggtctcaaaatggctttagaaatggaaatcaaagagttgatagctttcagtgattcagatttgctcgtgaaCCAAACtttgaagcagtggataaccaaagattcaaaaattctaccctaccattgtagtctgctcactctggccaagcaatttcaaaatttggaattcagacatctccctcgagcccgaaacgcatttgctgatgctttggccaccttgGCTTCCATGATCCAGTATCCAGATGAATTAAAGATCGaaccaatccaaattcaacttcaagacaagCCTGCCCACTGCTGGGTTGCAGATGAGTCTTTTGACAATGTTCCTTGGTATAGTGATCTTAAGGAGTTTCTTAAAACTGGGTCTTACCCTCTGCATGCTAATACAAAGGACAAGAattttctgcgtagaatggcttcaaaatttttcttaaatggagaagtgttatacaaaagaacctcagatttgaaccttttaaggtgcattgatgaagatgaagctcaacATATGATGAAAGAggtgcatagtggcgtttgtggacctcacatgaacgGCCATTTGCTAGCGAAAAAAATCATGAGAAtcggatacttctggcttaccatggagcatgattgtatagattttgtccggagatgtataaaatgccaaatgcacggtgacattatacgcgctccacccactgaactgcatagcatgaccgccccatggccctgtttaatgtggggtatggacgtgattggtacaatcgatcctcccgcttcaaatggacatcgatttatattggtggcgatcgagtactttaccaaatgggttgaagcggagtcattcaaacatgtcacgaagaaggtagtggccaatttcttgagggatcacatcatctgtcgttttggagtacccgaaacccTTATTACAGACAATGCtaagaatctgaacaatgacatggtagatggactatgtgagcagttcaaaatcaaacaccgcaattctgccatttataggcctcagatgaatggagctgtagaagccgcaaataagaatctgaagaaaattattcgcaaaatgacagaaaagcatcgcgattggcatgaaaagttgccttatgcattgatggcgtaccggacttctattcggacatcgactggggcaacgccatattcacttatgtatgggatggaagctgtattaccagctgaggttgaaattccgtcgctacgaatccttatggaagctaaattggaggaggccgattggatcaagcagcgccatgagcaattgactttgatagatgagaagcgattcaatgctatctgtcatgggCAATGCTATCAAAAACGTGTGGCCcgagcttacaacaaaaaagtccatcggcgggcatttgaagaaggtgataaggtactgaagcgaattttgtcaatgcaagatgaagctaaaggcaagtTCGCTcaaaattggcaagggccgttcattatccaaaaggtattacctggcggagctcttattttggcggaaatggatggacgggttttccctcaacccatcaactcagatatgtgcaaaaagtttttcatttgatcatgcaaattttctttagaaattcatgcaaatggcgaaaatgcaagtcaggccatcttcttttacactaaaaacattttatctctacttgtcccctttgagccgtcagaattgacaaatttcgtttgataactcttgagaattgcaaaccccacactggggcaaatttgtttcggaaaaaaaaaaaaaaaaaaaaaaccctacactggggcaaatttagttttcaaagaaaaatgcaaaaagtgaggaaaatacaatgaaaaatgcaaagagagaaaaactgatcaaactggggcaaattttcctcagtttcggagttgttttcaaaagggtgcaatctcaagttatttcacccctcgtatcaaatctgctttcaagcctcaacctttcttgaaaaacaccctaCCGgatctcattacaaaagcccaaagtcctggttttcgtcacttgctgcatttctattaggaaatttgttaatcaactggcaggtgatgtctatAATGCTTTCGCCTAATCTCACAAGGGAAATGCATTCTACTGATGACAGAAATCTTCAATTCATATTTCTGAGCCGATaatggtcgagatatttcatggttctctaggtgaaaacccgaaagggcgcctcgaaaaaaaaaggaaagaaagaaagaaaagaaaagaaaagaaaaaaaaaacaacaaaaagggtgggggcaaccttggtgaaaacccgaaagggcgccaaggtaggttttcTCGACagacaagctcaagaaggaacagccggtgacctggttcatttggggttttcctcatatttgtgatacttctgccaatatcggattccgaagagaaaatatccaaagttttgaatatgatattcgttggttaaatttgtatttgttctttacaaatattcttttgcaaaatgtatctttataaacCTCTTGGTTTTCTCAAATTATTTGTGTGTGAATGCTTATGATTGtctacattcttttgcatgctcatctttgcctaacataggaaatcatcttgcatatactaattttcatgcatcattcttttaccattaaattcaaatgaatgataaaccctgaggtttgtgcaaagataggggattcaatcatcagttACAGGAAGTAACATACAACAAAGCTACCACCTGGATTGGGTGACGTGGTAAATCTGCattttatcagtctcagaaATTGAAAGGTTTAAGGCAGGCGCCGCCGAGCAGAAataaaagcatcacaagactcatgtttacacgactctcaaggcaaaccggatcaaataatggtggcaaacccattatttcttcttttcttgcaggaatgttgcatttacaaacaaaagcagcCACTCTCTTTTTGGCACCTAAACCGATGTCAGACAAAACTTTCCAGTAAACAAGGATCGATGTTATTTGCAAGACTCGATCATAAGAAATAGCATCAGCTATCGTTTCAGTCacagaaatccaaatttccctcttggtacaaaagttgaactattctcaggtaaaaaaaaaaaaaaaaaaaaactcaattcattgtttaaacttccCCAATGAAGTttcgttttaaattcctgttcgggtcagtcccgttttaaattcctgttcgggccagtcccgttttaaattcctgttcgggccagtcccgttttaaatccttgttcgggtcagtcccgttttaaattcctgttcgggtcagtcccgttttagattcctgttcgggccagtcccgttttaaattcctgttcgggtcagtcccgttttaaattccttgttcgggtcagtcccgtttttaaaattcctgtccgttcaaatcattttgcagctgaataacacaggtaagtatttggtgtctacttctttgtctcaagttttttcaaaactcaaacaaagaggggcaaactgtagacaccaaatttttaaataatttgtatgttgcatctaattcatgatttggttttagattgtctgcattttagttgttacctttttatttgtcttttatttgctaattatttgtcatattaattttgttcacgttttagttttagttttagttttaagttttaacgtaaaatttgtgaaaaaaaaaaagaaaagaggaaattgatgaaaaatgaaaaattgtgctttgttgattctagtttatttagtttctatccaatgttaattaaattaccttttttgttgtttttgttgtttgttatctatttttattatcagttttatttaattaatttcaaaaaaaaaaatcaaaaaatcacaattctatTTCTGCCGGTTCCATTTCCACTTCTCAACCTAGCACTTTCCATTGTTATTGCCGACTCCACTCCACTCCCAATACCTCAATATATACATCCCACTACGCTATATCATTTCCAATTCACTACAATCATTACCACTCACCATAACATTCTCATTTCAATTGTTCCTATGCCGTGAGCTGTGAAGTGATCAGCTTCTTTGGAAATAacgacgagagagagagaggtgaggACTTAGCTTATCTTCCAGCCTCACTTCAAGACCaaccgagagagggagagagagaaccgAGAGTCAAACTTCCTCCAATCCAGCCGCAAGTTTGAGCcagggagagggagagttgcGGACTGCAATTCTGGACAGCCGAGAGTGGAGGATTTGCAGCTGCTAGTCGTGTGTTTTAGGCTTCAAGCTAAGGTAATTTCTAGACTTGAACTAATTGATTATGGGTAGATGAAGCTGTTTAGAGGCATGCATGTGAGAGTTGTACGTTTAGATGAAGAATTGAGTTACCAGAAATGGGTTTCAAAAGAATTGGAAATGCCGTGAGTTTGAActagaaatttcagctttaacttGTTACTTTATGATGATCTGAGCTTAGTTGTGTGGTTAGTTAGTTAATAGCTGGATGATTATTCTTTGCATGAGGTTAATCAACCTTGTTTAAGCAAGAATAGTGAAAGAATATAGAATCTGTTTACATGCATGTTAACCGAGAGagagtttggatgaatttctggTAAGATGGTGATTTTGATGACATTCGAACTTGGTTTTGGATCTAATCTGATAGATAACTTGTTATTTGGTTTTGCATGTGAACTTTATGGCCAGAAATtcggttgcatggctggaaatttttaTTGGAAGTTGTTGGACTGCTAAACCAATTTTCCCAGCTTAgctgatggagttgttttgggagtTGTATGGGTATTTTAGTATGAGATTTGCTGGAAAGTGTTTGATTCTCACTTGGTtgtgtgtttagctaactaaatgCTGGATGATTAAGCCCTGCATGAGATGATTTAGCTGtgtgtaaaccagaaatttgaatgaaaccaaaaatctgTTGCATGCATGTCATCCGTAAATAGTTGagcaaattctggaattttggatgAATGTTGTTGGTGACCGACCCTGCTTTGGAATAGAATTGATAGTAACTTCATTTATTAGTCATGCATGATAGCTTTGAGTACATAATTCAGTGATTTGGCCAAAATTGTTGACACATAGCTGCTGGAAATGTTTCAATTTATCCGAGGGAGGGAgaaagaatttttccagtttagacGTGAGCTTTCATAATTGTTCCCTTGCTGCACTTTCATTTAGCCGTGGTTTCCTTTGGTCATTCCTTTGCTGCACTTTTCATCTAGCCATGAGTTGCACATCTTAGTTCCTTAGCTGCACTTTTCATTTAGCCGTGAGTTATCATTTTGTTTCCTTCGCTGCATTTTTCATAAACCCATAAGCTTGATGAGCTTTATATGTGCGAGGTTCATGTGAAGGGAGTTGCGACATAGCAACAGAAATTTTCGTCGTAgatggttttctttcttttgctgcagtTCATCTTCATAATTTGCTGTTTTCCTAGCTTTTCGCAACAATACATAAGCTGGTTTGCTCATTTCTTTTCGCTAGCTGAATTAGGTGTAGAAAGGGGTGGTGTTTGATTGGTTTTGAAGTTGTATGCTCGGCTCTAAACATTGTGAACCCATTTTTAAACATTGCTGGATTTTTGATGAGATTAGAAATGTTGAATCTTCTTGGCATAAAATTTCCTAGCACTTGCATGTTTGTTCCTGatatgttttggtttgtttggggAATCAAGTTGGGAGTTATGTTGTTTGACTCAAAGTGGGGATGTTGCTAGATAAAATTTGTCCAAGCTTGGCGttagttttgccaaaatctgtttgaaaaaaaaatgaaaatgcaccaATCTTTGAGTGGGTTTTTGTAACAAAAGTGCAGCAGTCTTCGGTTGCTAGAGTATGTGAagtaattgcagaaacttgttTCATGGCTATTGCATAGAATTTGCATGTTTTTTCCTTCTAAGTTTTCTACCTGTTGAGGCGATGGTAATGACATAGTTTGCAGCTTAGTTAAAGCTATGTATGTGAGCTTGAGATctgattttttggaaaataagATGTGAGTTTGAGTTGGGTTTCGTTTGAGCAAACATGAGAGAAAATATTGCAGAAACtcactttgaatttgatttaccTGCTTGTTTGGTTGTTAGATTCATGCTTTAATGTGTTGGTTAGAAGATTTTTCGATCAAAATGGTGTTAAGGttgagaaaatgaaagtcaCGGTTGTCTTCTGGGTTGCCGAaagctttcagcagaaatttctgctgcagaatgttgtttctcatgttgattttcacgtagcttgcatgaaaacTGCATGAATTAATCTctgaaaattacatttttaacccccaagtcccctcttgactcactagggcccaagtaattggaacatttaatcaatttgatccttctaagtttctttttgttccacaagagcccaagcatgttctagtatcttgtaattaagtcctaaaatcattgcaacttcaatcattgtttgacttttcctttatttttaagatctttgaagtgcttaaacgatttatttggacttgaatgttcgagtaatgcttgttttgggtctttagtagatgctatatttggaaattgaacgggttattccgttttcttggtctttaagcattttttgagctcattcaagttgcaattaggtggtttttgatgtttttgcttatactttacttttaaattgatgccttgacccctttattgttttgaagccattttccttcatttgcttaccattaggggaaggtataactttcttttatcctctttacttctctcttacgtgctcctacgtgttacgtgaatatgcatgtctactttgctttcttaattccttgcatttatttcatttacttttacttttatttaaattattcattatggggtatgtgtacacctcttggcttgtaatagatagggcatagcaagtaatttggtccattttccctttcccttttgttttaattagcaaatgtaatggttgcatgcctatgtgttatatgttaaacgctttattaggattttgcatctagtcaagcatgctaagtgttatgtgctacgtgtttataagtgaatcgcatgtctactcgctttttgtagtatagatgaatggaatggatgaatgtacgtcaccacactagtccaacgctagttgtggcttcttttattgtttccactagtccaacgctggtcggaattcatagaatgggctagtccaatgctagacccaataggttttttttctcttctttcctttttcattaagtgcatgatcaccacatatcatgcatttccttagtttatcatttggcatgttcctcaaaccccttccccttcactttaggacttgcatctcatgctagttagggttcatttgtgtgaaaatccccttccgataagggaaacgagcgcacacttgcacttgagtcaccatttgcatcaatcgacctctatgaggtttccctttattggccgccacaattcatgtggtttgggaccaaaaacctcacgagagacatcgtagaatttaggattgcatttctcattcattagtctttgtccaaattgtgaatacatactttgggtagaaaaaagtaggaaaataagggttaaatcacgcaactagccttggctaggtcgaaggggtgccttggatttttatccttgccttccccttcgtcaaatgtgactcccgaacctttttctttgtttgcgtagactaggagtcgttcaaaagggtttcttacttttttccttaaaagtttcactttttgggtgacttggtacaccctaactctatactaagtggcgactccatttttcatataaaaaaccctttttgaactattttcttgggtcaaatcgttgcattttcaaaagtcccatttagacccatttttatttttatcaaaaaattcactttttccaaaccaataaaatcccaaaagcaatcattttatttttccaaaaaatggggcgcgacaatggCCGAACGAAGTCGTGCGTCCGAACAGGTACATTCTgggaaaatagctgaagaacatcatcggacgtccgttcatcctctttcggacgtccgaaggcaaaaaaaaaaaattttaagctgatttttcaattatccctaattttgatcttagatgaatgaactgatctaatggcaaagcttttgtaaaaatatcagcaaattgatctttagaacaaacataatttgcacaaatttcacctttttgaacaagatcacgaataaagtggtgctttatatctatatgctttgtcctagaatgctgaataagatttttggtcaaatttatagcactagtattatcacagaatacaggcatgcagtcatacaacaatccaaaatcattcaaggtatgcttcatccataaaagttgagcacaacatgcactagcggcaatatattccgcttcggttgtagacaaagagattgcattttgtttcttgctaaaccaagagactaaacaatttccaagaaagtgacaagttccactagtactctttctatccacacgacaacctccgagagtgataatgaggaagtattcgattcttttgcaaaggaccttgaacaatatgaggaaaaaccaaaaccgaacctggaagaaacagaaaaggttaacattggcactgaggatgaagttaaggaggttcaaattagtattcatttgagtgaaagacagaaaaatgagatgcttgaattcttgaccatgttccaggatgtatttgcgtggtcctatgatgatatgactggcatttcaactgacgtagtagtgcataggttacccacagacccttcttttccacccgtaaagcaaaaacccagaaaattcaaaccagatatgagcctcaaaataaaagagcaaattgaaaaacaactcaaagccaacattatcattgtttcccattacccaatttggctttcgaatccagtccctgttccaaaaaagaatggagaggtgcgagtttgcgttgattatagagaccttaataaagccaatcctaaagatgatttccctctaccaaacattcacattctcttagacaatactgccggacatgagattgaatccttttgtgattgttttgctgg is drawn from Coffea arabica cultivar ET-39 chromosome 1c, Coffea Arabica ET-39 HiFi, whole genome shotgun sequence and contains these coding sequences:
- the LOC140038977 gene encoding uncharacterized protein, with the translated sequence MASEMAAQKRLIDELVSSGVQPEPVPVTQPQSEPFVIPPSQTTLPFVIPPIQTTFEGIVNPQYAYAQNPPFYPPYGPGYQPQGVPNILPDQQAFYQTTAEPFVPEHTIQTKPEVGESSAPVDMKLLKRLDRFDEFIRKSQSLSKPGVLDYDDLCLFSNVQLPVGFKTPKFNKYDGTGNPKTHLRLFANKLGKPVDDENLPLRLFPESLEGDALDWYSNLKPEEVKTWLDLSNAFIRQYEYNSTKVEPPMTEDEIIRTFIKAHDPPYFEEIFRMTGCSFAAIVNKLEEFDDFVRAGKIVNVSALKSQLDALQSQGSNLKAAGKIGTVPPPTYPYGMPAWYNPQAVCAYHSGAPGHSTIDCKALKHKVQDMIEAGEIVIRKRESQGPNVNRNPLPEHANIIGVILDDTEYVEPVKELTREAKVFGVTDQPFVIELPLEEDEKPFILDLTPAESEALEPVVIEFPQQEPVLSLQQVPWNYDEPDVRIGEKSIAKKEVSVGTRSGKVASPFENTIPIQANNSEPLVKPTITEKEALDFLKRLQRSEYNVVEKLSKSPAQISMLDLLFSSDMHRDALIEVLTKAQIPKDISVDNFSHVVGNVLFTKQITFSDEELPAEGIGHNKALYIVVRCNGKMLPKVLIDNGSALNICPWSTLEKLGLQDIKLRPSGTVVRGFDGAQREPIGEVDLVVEMGPAQFQITCQVMHFPSVYNVLLGRPWIHKSGAVPSSLHQLLKFVVNDKLITIFAEEDCLVITDSESKEEGSRSSTVTPHSTSDIVSVSWITKEEQALSRASVMMAEEMIRGGYEFDKGLGRDLQGISKPVEIIEKKDSFGLGFRPTAKDIREMKERKKAEKEGRQRALDIPPLHYTFPRPAEVMSIMLSPNLTREMHSTDDRNLQFIFLSR